In Plasmodium vivax chromosome 14, whole genome shotgun sequence, the genomic window CTGAACGTTAACGAAGATAAGAAGCTGGGAGGCACGTGCCTGAACAGAGGCTGCATACCCTCCAAGGCCCTCCTTCACATTGCCCACAAATATTACGAagcaaaaaacaaatttaagcAAAGCGGCATTATCATAGACAGTGTGCATCTGGATGTTGAGGCCATACACAAgcagaaaaacaaatgcatGGGGAATCTAGCCGACGGAATCACCTACCTGTATAAGACGAACAAGGTTAACCACCTGGTGGGGCATGGGAGCATCGTAGATGGGAACACCGTTTTGGTAAACAGCGaagggaaggagaagctaGTGACTGCGGAGCGTATTGTTATCGCAACGGGGTCTAAGCCGATAGAGATTCCATTAAAGAAGCTGAATGAGGACACCGCAAAGGAGGCAGAGACAGTTGAGGAGCTCCTTCAGTACGACCACCAAGTGATACAGACATCGGATGACATCCTTAACTTTAAGAAGATCCCCAAGAAGATCTCCATCATTGGTGGTGGCGTCATAGGGTTAGAAATAGGTTCTgtttttgccaaaatgggtTCAGATGTCACCATTTTTGAGTACAACAGCAGGTTATGCACCTTCCTAGATGCAGATGTAAGCAAGGTGCTCCAAAAAACGCtcgaaaaggtgaaaatcAAGTTTGCCTTCAACTCATCCGTGGTAGGGGGgagtgtgcaaaatggggaagctaCCTTATTTGCCAAAAACGCAAAGACAAAGGAGATACAAAAGGTAACATCCGATGTCGTTCTCGTCTGCGTTGGTAGGAGACCCAACTTTGACGACCTGAATTTGGAAAAGCTAAACGTCCAGCTGGGCCAAAACAAAAGACTACAGGTGGATGCTTCCTTCGGGGTCGCTTCCCACCCAACTATAAAGGCCATCGGGGATGCAATCGACGGACCTATGCTGGCTCACAaggcagaagaagaagggtACATCCTGGCCAACATCCTCCTCAGCGAGTTAAAGCTAAAGAAGCCCAAAAAGTCGCACCTCAATTACGACTTGGTACCAAGTGTTATATACACCCACCCGGAGGTCGCCAGCGTAGGCCTAAATGAAGAGAGGTGCAAACAGAGGAATCTCCCCTACAAGGCAGTCACCTTTCCCTTTGCTGCAAACAGCAGGTCTCGAACCATAGATGATTTTGATGGGGTGATTAAGCTCCTCGTGGAAAGTAACTCGAACAAAATCCTGGGGTCTCAAATTGTTGGGAATAATGCCAGCGATTTGATTCTCCCTCTCTCCATTTATGTGGCCAACGGGGGGTCCTCCAAAAGCCTCAGCAAGGTTATTTATGCGCACCCCACCTTCTCCGAGGTCATCAAGGAGGTCGCCCTGCAGTCCTTCGACAGGGCCATCCACATGTGAGGCGGTCCACTGTGCAGCGGGTACAGCAGCTTCTGCCCGCGTGGGTGCTCCTTTAGGGGCAAACCGGGGCGGGAGGCGGTCCACGTGCGAATGGGTACATAGCGGTGGGTGCGCCGACCCGTGTGCCTACCATTTTTACCTACCGTGTGTGCCTACCATTTTTACCTACCGTGTGTGCCTACCATTTTTACCTACCGTGTGTGCCTACCATTTTTACTTACCATGTGCGCTGTAATTCCGCACAGCTTAACCCAACGCGAAGgcagcttcttttttttgccgacGAGGCGCAAGGCCACTCCAAGGGGGCACCCCGTTGTGCAGCTTAAATTCACTCCATTTCGTTGCACAGCGAAACAGCCCTGAAGTGTGTACCGCTCCATTGCAcaaacgaaagggaaaaatctGCTCATGGGGTGAAAACGTGTGACCCTTGCCCCATTCGCGAGAAGAGATTGCCAACACGATCACCACACGGTTAACTTTTTTCCCAATGTAGATTGCAACTCCCGTTGCAGCGATAACTAGCCATTCGGAAAATTATGAACGGTCAGGTGATTttgcaccaaaaaaaaaaaaaaaaaaaaaaaaaaaaaaaaagctacccAAAGGGGAAATTCACTCAACGCAAATCACTTCGCACGAAACATAAAACGACCTTGCAGTGAAGAAACGATAGATAGCACCCCCCCCACCTACGTACTTTCCACTTTCATTTTAAATGgattccccccctgcgcatTCCCAATTCGACGAAGAGCATTTCTCTCCTGCCCTCCTGCGTGAAGCGCCCCAACAGGGGGTGCCACACAAATAGCGGTACGTAGTAACTCCACCCCCCAGGCTACGCAGATGATTGTCAGTTCAGCTCGAAAGTGAGCGGCAGTTCTGTTATCCAGCGAAGATCTGCCCGCGTGTTGCCcatttgttttcttttttttaagcatgCCCAGGTGCTGCACCAACCGTATGCGCAGATCATCACCCGTGTAGGAATATCACCACCAGTGTAGGAAGATCACCACCACTGCTGTCACACCCCGCGCACGCGCCAATATGGCAATCAAAAAACTCAAAGTGATCGGCGACAAGGACCTCCAGAAGCTGAAAGGGGAGTCCAAATGCTG contains:
- a CDS encoding dihydrolipoamide dehydrogenase family protein (encoded by transcript PVX_100555A) — translated: MSAVVSRTRVAFFPGRRHFSSKKDYDVIVIGGGPGGYVCSIRCAQNKLNVLNVNEDKKLGGTCLNRGCIPSKALLHIAHKYYEAKNKFKQSGIIIDSVHLDVEAIHKQKNKCMGNLADGITYLYKTNKVNHLVGHGSIVDGNTVLVNSEGKEKLVTAERIVIATGSKPIEIPLKKLNEDTAKEAETVEELLQYDHQVIQTSDDILNFKKIPKKISIIGGGVIGLEIGSVFAKMGSDVTIFEYNSRLCTFLDADVSKVLQKTLEKVKIKFAFNSSVVGGSVQNGEATLFAKNAKTKEIQKVTSDVVLVCVGRRPNFDDLNLEKLNVQLGQNKRLQVDASFGVASHPTIKAIGDAIDGPMLAHKAEEEGYILANILLSELKLKKPKKSHLNYDLVPSVIYTHPEVASVGLNEERCKQRNLPYKAVTFPFAANSRSRTIDDFDGVIKLLVESNSNKILGSQIVGNNASDLILPLSIYVANGGSSKSLSKVIYAHPTFSEVIKEVALQSFDRAIHM